In one Anaerobacillus sp. CMMVII genomic region, the following are encoded:
- a CDS encoding aminotransferase class I/II-fold pyridoxal phosphate-dependent enzyme, producing MSQEKTPLFTGLIEHAKKNPVQFHIPGHKKGTGMDPEFRNFIGENALSIDLINIGPLDDLHHPHGMIKEAQHLAAEAFGADHTFFSVQGTSGAIMTMIMSVCGPGDKIIVPRNVHKSIMSAIIFSGAIPIFIHPVIDPNLGISHGITLEAVEKALKAHPDAKGVLVINPTYFGISANLEKIVELAHSHGVPVLVDEAHGVHIHFHDELPMSAMQAGADMAATSVHKLGGSMTQSSVLNVKGNLVSPKRVQSIISMLTTTSTSYLLLASLDVARKQLATKGYDLIDRTIKLANETRQKINNIEGLYCVGPEILGTKATFDFDPTKMIISVRSLGITGYDVEVWLRENYNIEVELSDLYNILCIVSIGDNTETTGILIEALSELAAKFLGGKQVEEKKFISVHVPDIPTLGLLPRDAFYSETEVIPFKESAGRIIAEFVMVYPPGIPIFIPGEIITEDNIEYIQENIDVGLPVQGPEDETFKNIRVIKEHKAII from the coding sequence ATGTCCCAAGAAAAAACTCCATTATTTACCGGATTAATCGAACATGCAAAAAAAAATCCGGTTCAGTTTCATATTCCAGGTCATAAAAAAGGAACGGGAATGGATCCTGAGTTTCGTAACTTTATAGGAGAAAATGCTTTATCAATTGATTTGATTAACATTGGTCCACTTGATGATTTACATCATCCACACGGAATGATCAAAGAGGCTCAACATTTAGCTGCAGAAGCGTTTGGAGCAGATCATACATTCTTTTCTGTTCAGGGTACAAGCGGCGCCATCATGACGATGATCATGAGTGTCTGCGGTCCTGGAGATAAAATCATCGTTCCTAGAAACGTCCATAAATCAATTATGTCGGCGATTATCTTTTCTGGAGCAATACCAATTTTTATTCATCCAGTCATTGACCCCAATTTAGGGATTAGCCACGGAATTACACTAGAGGCAGTTGAAAAAGCGTTAAAAGCGCATCCTGACGCTAAAGGGGTATTAGTTATCAACCCAACTTATTTTGGGATTTCGGCTAATTTAGAAAAAATTGTAGAATTAGCTCACAGTCATGGAGTTCCTGTCCTTGTTGATGAGGCTCATGGAGTTCATATACATTTTCATGACGAATTGCCGATGTCTGCTATGCAAGCTGGTGCAGATATGGCAGCTACAAGTGTTCATAAGCTTGGTGGATCAATGACCCAAAGCTCTGTCTTAAATGTCAAAGGAAACTTAGTTTCCCCAAAGCGAGTACAGTCAATTATTAGCATGTTAACAACAACATCTACTTCTTATTTACTATTAGCTTCGCTTGACGTTGCTAGAAAACAATTAGCAACAAAAGGATACGATCTAATTGATCGCACAATAAAATTGGCAAATGAAACAAGACAAAAGATTAATAATATTGAAGGCCTTTACTGTGTGGGTCCAGAAATCCTTGGAACAAAAGCAACGTTTGACTTTGACCCAACTAAAATGATTATTTCTGTTAGAAGTTTGGGGATTACCGGATATGACGTAGAAGTTTGGCTAAGAGAAAATTACAATATAGAAGTTGAATTATCAGATCTTTACAACATTCTTTGTATCGTTTCAATTGGTGATAATACTGAAACCACTGGAATCCTAATTGAAGCGTTAAGTGAGTTAGCTGCTAAGTTTCTAGGTGGAAAACAAGTTGAAGAAAAGAAGTTTATATCTGTTCATGTTCCTGACATTCCAACATTAGGCTTATTACCTAGAGATGCCTTTTATTCTGAAACAGAAGTAATTCCGTTTAAAGAATCTGCTGGAAGAATAATAGCCGAGTTTGTCATGGTTTATCCTCCTGGAATACCTATTTTTATCCCTGGTGAGATTATCACTGAAGATAATATTGAGTATATTCAAGAAAATATTGACGTCGGATTACCAGTTCAAGGCCCTGAAGACGAAACATTTAAAAACATTCGGGTCATTAAAGAACACAAAGCAATTATTTAA
- a CDS encoding GapA-binding peptide SR1P, translating to MGVIVCQTCGKVIEHFEAEKVSTLYGTCCNDCNKNQQCKK from the coding sequence ATGGGTGTTATCGTTTGTCAAACTTGTGGGAAAGTAATCGAGCATTTTGAGGCTGAGAAGGTATCTACATTATATGGAACATGCTGTAATGATTGTAATAAAAACCAACAGTGCAAAAAATAA
- a CDS encoding DUF3055 domain-containing protein, translated as MFERLYDEQEDVKVQFIGFTTENARYDFGIIYTNMFFGKPLVVCMQTGRSTLICSEEAENWEHVKKVFQINCDKEAQDLALFFARKLPTMSFESQY; from the coding sequence CTGTTTGAAAGACTTTATGACGAGCAAGAAGATGTTAAGGTACAGTTTATTGGGTTTACTACTGAAAATGCACGATATGATTTCGGAATTATTTACACAAATATGTTCTTTGGAAAGCCTCTTGTTGTCTGCATGCAAACTGGGCGTTCCACATTAATTTGTTCTGAGGAAGCGGAAAATTGGGAGCATGTAAAGAAAGTATTTCAAATTAATTGCGATAAAGAAGCGCAGGATCTTGCTTTGTTTTTTGCTCGTAAATTACCAACTATGAGTTTTGAATCACAATACTAA
- a CDS encoding 4Fe-4S binding protein: MKKLRKKTQFITLFAFFLVPIFDIFRLDLINGSFYLFQKAFSFETGFIYLIAVLFLVIFFVSISKWYERHFCSWICPHNTVVGFLYKLSSHPLLIKQPRFKKVGMVIISLVVSLLASYGVLAYFISPTYLAHTIMQFQYLTVVGNLLLFFTAILFILIHSLKQKFCANTCPYGHFQKLFSDKNRPSRKSIFTGVNLLLLLLLGSLFIALVTLSFISKQFTVSISENIAGVQLETNKIFSYEIQIENYASDLHEFRITSDTPSHWEVLFEDILHVDAGENQKSSLILKIPKEDFNKNFLITVKVTNLTNNKEESKKIAIHS, encoded by the coding sequence ATGAAAAAACTGAGAAAGAAAACCCAATTCATCACATTATTCGCATTTTTTCTTGTTCCAATTTTTGATATTTTCCGTCTTGATCTAATTAATGGATCTTTTTACCTGTTTCAGAAAGCTTTCTCTTTTGAGACAGGTTTTATTTACTTAATTGCTGTTCTATTTTTGGTCATCTTTTTTGTCTCAATTTCAAAATGGTACGAAAGGCATTTTTGTAGCTGGATTTGTCCACATAACACTGTTGTTGGATTTCTTTACAAACTCTCTTCTCACCCCTTACTTATCAAACAACCACGTTTTAAAAAAGTAGGAATGGTGATTATTTCACTTGTTGTCTCCTTATTAGCTTCTTATGGGGTCTTGGCATATTTTATTAGTCCCACCTACTTAGCGCACACCATTATGCAATTTCAATACTTAACAGTTGTTGGCAACCTACTATTATTTTTTACGGCCATACTTTTTATTCTTATTCATTCCCTAAAACAAAAATTTTGTGCCAACACATGCCCTTATGGACATTTCCAAAAATTATTCTCTGACAAAAACCGTCCATCAAGGAAAAGCATTTTTACAGGTGTAAATTTATTACTACTCTTGCTTTTGGGAAGTTTATTTATTGCTTTAGTCACTTTAAGTTTTATTAGCAAACAATTCACTGTTTCAATCTCAGAGAATATAGCAGGTGTACAATTGGAAACAAACAAAATATTTTCATATGAGATTCAAATCGAAAATTACGCTTCTGACTTACATGAATTTCGAATTACATCAGATACCCCGAGCCATTGGGAGGTACTTTTCGAGGATATTCTCCATGTCGATGCTGGCGAAAATCAAAAGTCCTCCTTAATTTTAAAAATTCCTAAGGAGGACTTTAATAAAAACTTTTTAATTACTGTTAAGGTAACAAATCTTACAAATAATAAAGAAGAAAGTAAAAAAATTGCCATTCACTCTTAG
- a CDS encoding peptidoglycan DD-metalloendopeptidase family protein, with protein MKVKKILVVILCFLVLTACEVINQYGKPENFKYFSGKTSMKEIDIKQINDQQFIPVNDLISSVDGSFTYDRLHRTLKMEIDNQGYKLIYGIPVIERNGVYLPIDTVKLLEYEGEVYLPVHFLETVLGLDVSLLDAKVKFPWTNETLVVSTIESISILEKDWTVGEMIDYLSFLQKPLEDATVSTIPNHLPGAKRPYRNGFHEGIDWYAYASGQHISITTPVFGMADGVVVRADHDYVEYPSSEVRDQDLALTALVGETPEYIFDRLRGKQVWVQYENGVMNRFAHLYAIPENIKVGEKVTSSTVIGYVGNSGTSGAVNNDGTQLHLHQDILVYGEQFWKPFTLEETLQIVVGIFGK; from the coding sequence ATGAAAGTGAAAAAGATCCTTGTAGTTATTCTATGCTTTCTTGTACTAACAGCATGTGAAGTTATTAATCAGTATGGCAAACCTGAAAATTTTAAATACTTTAGTGGAAAAACCAGTATGAAAGAAATAGATATAAAACAAATAAATGATCAACAATTCATACCTGTAAATGACTTGATAAGTAGTGTAGACGGTAGTTTTACCTATGATCGATTGCACCGGACCTTGAAGATGGAAATCGATAATCAAGGCTATAAATTGATTTATGGAATACCTGTAATCGAGAGGAATGGAGTTTATTTACCTATTGATACTGTGAAGCTATTAGAATACGAGGGGGAAGTTTACTTACCAGTACATTTTCTAGAAACGGTTCTTGGCCTTGATGTTAGTTTATTAGATGCCAAAGTAAAATTTCCTTGGACAAATGAAACTTTAGTAGTTAGTACTATAGAGTCGATTAGTATTCTCGAAAAAGATTGGACTGTTGGTGAAATGATTGATTATTTATCCTTTCTCCAAAAACCGCTAGAAGATGCAACAGTAAGTACAATTCCGAATCATCTTCCAGGTGCAAAGCGTCCATATCGCAATGGTTTTCACGAAGGTATTGATTGGTATGCGTATGCCTCTGGCCAACATATTTCAATAACTACGCCTGTATTCGGTATGGCAGACGGGGTTGTTGTTAGGGCTGACCATGATTATGTTGAGTATCCATCCAGTGAAGTCAGGGATCAAGATCTAGCTTTAACGGCTCTAGTAGGAGAAACACCAGAATATATTTTCGATCGCTTACGTGGAAAACAGGTTTGGGTGCAGTATGAAAATGGTGTGATGAACCGATTTGCGCACCTATATGCAATACCTGAAAATATTAAGGTAGGAGAAAAGGTTACCAGTTCTACAGTCATCGGTTATGTTGGAAATTCAGGTACGAGTGGTGCTGTTAATAATGATGGAACTCAACTTCACCTGCATCAGGATATACTAGTTTATGGTGAACAGTTTTGGAAACCATTCACGCTTGAAGAAACTCTTCAAATAGTAGTTGGGATCTTTGGAAAATGA
- a CDS encoding polysaccharide deacetylase family protein, whose translation MKKITIVLMVIFIPLLSACFNENGEQVEIEQEVRQKDIDAFQPDTEEEEVSVIEEEVQEELKEAEVPRYLLQSDHTIKPADDFGNEQVVLLTIDDAPNRYSVEMATLLKEKNINAIFFVNGHFINNEAGREKLKAIYEMGFEIGNHTMYHPNLRGLSEEKQRQEIVELNDLIEEITGERPRFFRAPFGVNTDVSRRVVTEEGMQWMNWTYGYDFEKDYMQKDALAEIMVNTNLLRPGANLLMHDHEWTLEALPLIIEGLVEKGYGFVDPKAIE comes from the coding sequence ATGAAGAAAATAACGATCGTGCTCATGGTCATATTCATTCCACTTTTATCTGCTTGTTTTAATGAGAATGGTGAACAAGTGGAAATTGAACAAGAAGTCAGGCAAAAGGACATAGACGCATTCCAACCTGATACTGAAGAAGAGGAAGTTAGTGTCATAGAGGAAGAAGTTCAAGAAGAGCTAAAAGAGGCGGAGGTTCCTCGTTATCTATTACAAAGTGATCATACTATTAAACCTGCAGATGATTTCGGGAATGAGCAGGTTGTTCTCTTAACGATTGATGATGCTCCGAATCGCTATTCGGTGGAGATGGCTACCTTATTGAAAGAGAAAAATATAAATGCTATCTTCTTTGTAAATGGTCACTTTATTAATAATGAGGCTGGTAGAGAGAAGTTAAAAGCGATCTATGAAATGGGTTTTGAAATAGGGAATCATACGATGTACCATCCTAACTTACGGGGATTATCAGAAGAAAAACAAAGGCAAGAGATAGTAGAATTAAATGACTTAATAGAAGAAATTACTGGAGAAAGACCACGTTTCTTTAGAGCTCCGTTTGGAGTCAATACTGATGTGTCTCGTCGAGTAGTTACAGAAGAAGGTATGCAATGGATGAACTGGACTTATGGTTATGATTTTGAAAAAGATTATATGCAAAAAGATGCATTAGCAGAGATAATGGTTAATACGAATTTGCTTAGACCTGGAGCTAATCTACTTATGCACGATCATGAGTGGACTTTAGAGGCATTGCCATTAATTATTGAAGGATTAGTTGAAAAGGGATACGGTTTTGTCGATCCTAAAGCTATTGAGTAA
- a CDS encoding aromatic acid exporter family protein — MNPLKFVGRRVIKTGIAVFITALVCIKLGLPVIFAVITAIVTTEPTAADSLKRGLIRLPAAAIGAVFALFFDLFLGHAAITFALVSIFTILFCHHLKLDNGTLVATLTAVAMIPGGNESIIGEFIFRLSGTSLGIIISTLVNFAVLPPKFGPLLVDKVNELYCHTAEHLDELVPEVIEKKKNDIYLTQRKLHQELEKAFQLTEYQEAEWQYRKSNELEERSFHYLQKKLAQLQKILFHVGNLSYISLEQKLSNSEKKIVLHSVNFINKLCTNILYASEENITVSQQELYYLLKNEVKENKNCTQKEALLYELLSILESLSILQKDTIEEQTFSEANKNYPAYIFAKQIQYD, encoded by the coding sequence ATGAACCCTTTAAAATTTGTTGGTCGAAGAGTGATTAAAACCGGAATCGCAGTATTCATCACTGCATTAGTATGCATTAAACTTGGATTACCTGTTATTTTTGCTGTTATTACGGCGATTGTAACAACCGAACCAACGGCAGCCGATTCGCTCAAAAGAGGACTAATTCGTCTACCTGCAGCCGCAATAGGTGCTGTTTTTGCATTGTTTTTTGATTTATTTCTCGGACATGCAGCTATTACCTTCGCACTTGTAAGCATCTTTACAATTCTTTTTTGCCACCACTTAAAATTAGATAACGGAACGTTAGTAGCTACCCTTACTGCTGTGGCAATGATTCCCGGCGGCAATGAAAGTATAATTGGTGAATTCATATTTAGATTATCCGGCACATCACTAGGAATAATTATTTCCACTTTAGTAAATTTTGCTGTATTACCACCTAAGTTCGGACCATTACTTGTTGACAAAGTTAATGAACTTTATTGTCATACGGCAGAGCATTTAGATGAACTAGTACCAGAAGTTATCGAGAAAAAAAAGAATGACATCTATTTAACACAACGTAAACTACATCAAGAGCTTGAAAAAGCATTTCAACTGACTGAATATCAAGAAGCAGAATGGCAGTACCGAAAAAGCAATGAGTTAGAAGAAAGGTCCTTTCATTACCTGCAGAAAAAGTTAGCTCAACTACAGAAAATTCTTTTTCATGTTGGAAACCTGAGTTACATTAGTCTAGAGCAAAAACTTTCTAACAGTGAAAAAAAAATAGTACTTCATTCAGTTAATTTCATAAATAAACTATGTACAAATATATTATACGCAAGTGAAGAAAATATCACCGTTTCCCAACAAGAACTTTACTACCTATTAAAAAACGAAGTGAAAGAAAACAAAAACTGCACACAAAAAGAGGCTCTCCTTTATGAACTTTTATCCATACTAGAGAGTTTATCTATTTTACAAAAAGACACCATTGAAGAACAAACTTTCTCTGAAGCCAATAAAAATTATCCTGCGTATATTTTCGCAAAGCAAATTCAATATGATTAA
- the lpdA gene encoding dihydrolipoyl dehydrogenase produces the protein MVVGDFAVEVDTLVIGAGPGGYVAAIRAAQLGQKVTIVEKENLGGVCLNVGCIPSKALIAAGHKYHDATNSEEIGITVGNVSLDFSKVQKWKASVVNKLTSGVEGLLKGNKVDIVKGEAYFVDESTVRIMDEKSSQTYKFNNCIIATGSRPIELPAFKWSKRVISSTGALALKEVPKKMIVIGGGYIGVELGSAYANLGTELTILEGGKQVLPGFEKQMSQLVTKRLKKNGADIHTNALAQGVEETADGVKVTAEIKGEVKTFEADYVLVTVGRRPNTEELGLEQVGIEMTERGLVKVDKQCKTSVKGIYAIGDIVDGPALAHKASYEGKVAAEVISGHPAEVDYLAIPAVVFSGPELASVGLTEAEAKEAGYEVVVSKFPFAANGRALSLNETDGFMKMVTRKEDGLVLGVQIAGLNASDMISEACVAIEAGMTAEDIAMTIHAHPSLGEITMETAEVAIGMPIHIVK, from the coding sequence ATGGTAGTAGGAGATTTTGCGGTAGAGGTAGATACACTTGTTATTGGGGCAGGTCCTGGTGGATACGTGGCAGCTATCCGCGCTGCTCAACTAGGACAAAAGGTAACAATCGTTGAAAAAGAAAACTTAGGTGGAGTTTGCTTAAACGTAGGTTGTATTCCGTCAAAGGCTTTAATTGCAGCGGGACATAAATATCATGATGCAACTAATTCAGAAGAAATTGGAATTACAGTTGGAAATGTAAGTTTAGATTTTTCTAAAGTACAAAAATGGAAAGCATCCGTTGTTAATAAACTTACGAGTGGGGTTGAAGGTTTATTAAAAGGCAACAAAGTAGACATCGTAAAAGGTGAGGCTTACTTTGTTGATGAGAGCACAGTACGTATTATGGATGAGAAGTCTTCACAAACGTATAAGTTTAATAATTGTATTATTGCTACAGGCTCAAGACCGATTGAATTACCAGCTTTTAAGTGGAGCAAACGTGTAATTTCTTCTACTGGAGCATTGGCTTTAAAAGAAGTTCCTAAAAAAATGATTGTAATAGGTGGCGGCTACATTGGTGTTGAGTTAGGTTCTGCTTATGCTAACCTAGGAACTGAATTAACAATTCTAGAAGGTGGTAAACAAGTATTACCTGGTTTTGAGAAGCAGATGAGCCAATTAGTAACTAAGCGTTTAAAGAAAAATGGAGCGGACATTCACACGAATGCACTAGCTCAAGGTGTTGAAGAAACTGCTGATGGAGTAAAAGTAACGGCTGAAATTAAAGGTGAAGTTAAAACATTTGAAGCAGACTACGTACTTGTTACAGTAGGGCGCCGTCCTAATACAGAAGAGCTTGGTTTAGAGCAAGTTGGAATTGAGATGACAGAACGTGGCCTAGTGAAGGTAGATAAACAATGTAAAACGAGTGTGAAAGGAATTTACGCTATCGGAGATATTGTAGATGGACCTGCGCTTGCTCATAAAGCATCTTACGAAGGGAAAGTTGCTGCTGAAGTGATTTCTGGTCATCCTGCAGAGGTTGATTACTTAGCTATTCCAGCAGTTGTGTTCTCTGGACCTGAACTTGCTTCAGTTGGTTTGACAGAAGCTGAAGCAAAAGAAGCTGGTTATGAAGTTGTTGTTTCTAAGTTCCCGTTTGCAGCCAATGGTCGAGCGTTATCATTAAATGAAACAGACGGCTTCATGAAAATGGTTACTCGAAAAGAAGATGGTTTAGTACTTGGGGTTCAAATAGCTGGTTTAAATGCCTCTGATATGATATCTGAAGCTTGTGTTGCAATAGAAGCTGGTATGACAGCAGAAGATATTGCAATGACCATTCATGCACATCCATCGTTAGGAGAGATTACGATGGAAACAGCAGAAGTTGCAATTGGAATGCCAATTCATATTGTAAAATAA
- a CDS encoding dihydrolipoamide acetyltransferase family protein, which produces MAFEFKLPDIGEGIHEGEIVKWFVKPGDEVKEDDILLEVQNDKAVVEIPSPVEGKVLELKVSEGTVAIVGDVLLTIDYDGEIPASAHGHHDEEEATPVPVVTEDVAIEEAVIEVDESRRIIAMPSVRKYAREKGIDIRKVNGTGDNGRILKGDVDNFGTISVEETKVEETTKATEVAQTAPITSAASEKKSVKPYEAVHGELETREKMSGIRRAISNAMVNSKHTAPHVTLMDEVDVTDLVSHRKKFKDVASAKGIKLTYLPYVVKALTSALREYPTLNASIDDVNEEVVYKHYFNIGIAADTEKGLLVPVVKDADRKSIFKISAEINELATSAREGKLSPDKMKGGSCTITNIGSAGGQWFTPVINHPEVAILGIGRIAEKPVVKNGEIVVAPVLALSLSFDHRLIDGATAQNALNHIKRLLNDPQLLVMEA; this is translated from the coding sequence GTGGCTTTTGAATTTAAACTTCCTGATATCGGTGAAGGTATCCACGAAGGTGAAATCGTTAAATGGTTTGTTAAACCTGGTGACGAAGTAAAAGAAGATGACATTCTACTTGAGGTTCAAAATGACAAAGCAGTTGTTGAAATCCCATCACCAGTTGAGGGGAAAGTTTTGGAACTGAAAGTTTCTGAGGGAACGGTTGCAATCGTAGGTGATGTTCTACTAACAATTGATTATGATGGTGAAATTCCTGCTTCAGCTCATGGACATCATGACGAAGAAGAAGCAACTCCAGTGCCGGTAGTGACTGAAGATGTAGCTATAGAAGAAGCGGTAATTGAGGTTGATGAATCTCGAAGAATTATTGCAATGCCGTCAGTTAGAAAGTATGCACGTGAAAAAGGGATTGACATTCGTAAAGTTAATGGAACAGGTGATAACGGCCGCATCCTAAAAGGTGATGTTGATAATTTTGGTACGATTTCAGTAGAAGAAACGAAAGTGGAAGAAACTACTAAGGCGACAGAAGTAGCACAAACTGCTCCTATAACATCAGCTGCCTCAGAGAAAAAGTCTGTTAAGCCTTATGAGGCTGTTCATGGTGAATTAGAGACTCGTGAGAAAATGAGTGGAATTCGTAGAGCGATTTCAAATGCTATGGTGAATTCTAAGCATACTGCTCCACATGTAACGTTAATGGATGAAGTGGATGTAACGGATCTTGTTTCACATCGTAAAAAGTTTAAGGATGTTGCTTCGGCAAAAGGTATTAAGTTAACCTACTTACCTTATGTTGTTAAAGCACTTACTTCTGCTTTACGTGAATACCCAACTTTAAATGCTTCTATTGATGATGTCAATGAAGAGGTTGTTTACAAGCACTACTTTAATATCGGTATTGCAGCAGATACTGAAAAAGGATTACTAGTCCCTGTAGTAAAAGATGCTGATCGTAAGTCAATCTTTAAAATTTCAGCTGAAATTAATGAATTAGCAACGAGTGCCCGTGAAGGTAAATTATCACCTGATAAAATGAAGGGTGGTTCTTGTACAATTACGAATATTGGATCAGCTGGTGGACAATGGTTCACTCCTGTAATTAATCATCCTGAGGTTGCAATTTTAGGTATTGGTCGAATTGCTGAAAAGCCTGTAGTAAAAAATGGTGAAATCGTGGTAGCACCAGTGCTTGCCTTATCTTTAAGTTTTGATCACCGCTTAATTGATGGAGCAACTGCACAAAATGCGTTAAATCATATCAAACGCTTACTGAACGATCCACAATTATTAGTTATGGAGGCGTAA
- a CDS encoding alpha-ketoacid dehydrogenase subunit beta, whose translation MAQMTMIQAITDAMRVELKRDENILLFGEDVGKNGGVFRATEGLQAEFGEDRVFDTPLAESGIGGLAIGLGLTGFRPIMEVQFFGFVFEVFDSIAAQMARMRYRSGGKYHSPVTIRSPFGGGVKTPELHADSLEGLMAQTPGVKVVIPATPYDAKGLLISAIRDNDPVVFLEHMKLYRSFRGEVPEGEYTIELGKADVKREGKDISIITYGAMVHSSLKAAEELAKEGIEAEVIDLRTISPIDIDTILASVEKTNRAIVVQEAQIQAGIAANVVAEITERAILSLEAPVLRVAAPDTVFPFASAEDVWLPGYKEIVEKAKKVINF comes from the coding sequence ATGGCACAAATGACAATGATTCAAGCAATTACAGATGCCATGCGTGTAGAACTTAAACGCGATGAAAATATCCTACTTTTCGGGGAAGACGTTGGGAAGAATGGTGGAGTTTTCCGTGCAACAGAAGGTCTACAAGCTGAATTTGGAGAAGATCGAGTTTTTGATACTCCACTAGCTGAGTCGGGAATTGGTGGACTTGCAATTGGTCTTGGTTTAACAGGTTTCCGTCCAATTATGGAAGTTCAATTCTTTGGTTTCGTATTTGAAGTTTTCGACTCAATTGCTGCTCAAATGGCTAGGATGCGTTACCGTTCAGGTGGAAAATATCATTCACCAGTAACTATTCGCTCACCATTTGGTGGTGGAGTAAAAACACCAGAACTACATGCGGACAGCTTAGAGGGGTTAATGGCACAGACACCTGGTGTAAAAGTAGTTATACCCGCAACACCTTATGATGCAAAAGGTTTACTAATCTCAGCAATCCGTGATAATGATCCAGTTGTCTTTCTAGAGCACATGAAGCTTTATCGTTCTTTCCGTGGCGAAGTTCCAGAAGGTGAATACACAATTGAACTAGGGAAGGCTGATGTGAAACGCGAAGGGAAAGACATCTCTATTATTACTTATGGCGCAATGGTTCACTCTTCTCTTAAAGCTGCAGAAGAATTGGCCAAAGAGGGTATTGAGGCAGAAGTAATTGATTTACGTACTATTAGCCCTATCGATATCGATACAATCCTTGCTTCTGTAGAAAAAACAAATCGTGCGATTGTTGTACAAGAAGCTCAAATACAAGCTGGGATTGCAGCGAATGTAGTAGCTGAAATTACTGAAAGAGCAATCCTAAGCTTGGAAGCACCTGTACTTCGTGTAGCTGCACCTGATACTGTATTCCCATTCGCTTCTGCAGAAGACGTTTGGTTACCAGGGTACAAAGAAATCGTAGAAAAAGCGAAAAAAGTTATTAATTTCTAA
- the pdhA gene encoding pyruvate dehydrogenase (acetyl-transferring) E1 component subunit alpha: MKSKTLEQVENQFETFQILNEEGEVVNEAAMPNLSDEQLQELMRRMVYTRIWDQRAISLNRQGRLGFYAPVAGQEASMLGSHFALEKQDWILPGYRDIPQIVFHGVTLEQAFLWSRGHFKGGQMPDGVNVLMPQIIIGAQIIQAAGVALGLKRKNTNTVAITYTGDGGASQGDFYEGINFAGAFAAPAIFVVQNNRFAISTPVEKQSAAKTIAQKAVAAGIHGVQVDGMDVLAVYAATLEARERGLRGDGPTLIETLTYRYGPHTMAGDDPTRYRTSDLDDEWEKKDPLVRFRKFLEKKSLWSEAQENEVVEQAKEDIKVAIKKADGAPKQKVTDLIGFMYETLPQNLQEQMEEYKAKESK; the protein is encoded by the coding sequence ATGAAAAGTAAAACGTTAGAGCAAGTTGAAAATCAGTTTGAGACCTTCCAAATTTTAAATGAAGAAGGGGAAGTAGTGAATGAGGCAGCAATGCCGAATTTAAGTGACGAACAATTACAAGAATTAATGAGACGTATGGTTTATACAAGAATTTGGGATCAGCGTGCAATTTCTTTGAATCGACAAGGTCGTTTAGGGTTTTATGCACCAGTTGCTGGTCAAGAAGCTTCAATGCTTGGATCACATTTCGCATTAGAGAAACAAGATTGGATCTTACCGGGATATCGTGATATTCCTCAAATAGTTTTCCATGGTGTTACTTTAGAACAGGCGTTTTTATGGTCTCGTGGACATTTTAAAGGTGGACAAATGCCCGACGGTGTAAATGTATTGATGCCGCAAATTATCATTGGTGCTCAAATTATTCAAGCTGCAGGTGTAGCACTAGGACTAAAACGTAAAAATACAAATACTGTCGCGATTACTTATACGGGTGATGGTGGAGCTTCTCAAGGTGACTTCTATGAAGGAATAAACTTTGCAGGTGCATTTGCGGCTCCAGCAATTTTTGTAGTTCAAAATAACCGCTTTGCGATTTCTACTCCAGTAGAAAAGCAATCTGCAGCGAAAACAATTGCGCAAAAAGCCGTTGCAGCAGGTATTCATGGTGTTCAAGTTGATGGAATGGACGTCTTAGCCGTTTATGCAGCAACTCTAGAAGCTCGTGAACGTGGTTTAAGAGGTGATGGACCAACATTAATCGAAACTCTAACGTATCGTTATGGCCCGCATACGATGGCAGGCGATGACCCAACTCGTTACCGTACTTCTGACCTAGATGATGAGTGGGAAAAGAAAGATCCGTTAGTACGATTCCGTAAATTCTTAGAAAAGAAAAGCTTATGGTCTGAAGCACAAGAAAATGAAGTAGTAGAACAAGCGAAAGAAGATATTAAAGTAGCTATTAAGAAGGCAGACGGAGCACCAAAGCAAAAAGTGACTGACTTAATCGGATTTATGTACGAAACGCTTCCACAAAACCTTCAAGAGCAAATGGAAGAATACAAAGCAAAGGAGTCGAAATAA